The Hyalangium gracile genome contains a region encoding:
- the tssG gene encoding type VI secretion system baseplate subunit TssG, whose amino-acid sequence MATAQRLPVDLVEASEVIRSAPHRPGFFPLVAFLERLTSDAARVGEMGPVTEESIRFRHDPSLAFSTSDVSAVVLREVPSRPDDPSSRRPLFEVSTTFLGLTGSASPLPLYMAEEVAQEDPDEAVQREFLDLFHHRLLSLLYRIESRYRVTRELTASCTDQWSRRILALSGFDTYERSWPGILPPWRLLRIACLLVSRVRTAEKLEMALQDVLAEELEGAKVTVRQFVGRWVDIDARMRLGVVHNLLGRNTLLGGRAYDRMGRFQVEIGPLSPRAWRRLMTDGDLYPLAREIVSLFVRDPLEYTFELFLSESVTHTFTLSSGWPSRLGRDTWLGTNRQNRLTVPGAS is encoded by the coding sequence GTGGCTACCGCGCAACGGCTCCCAGTTGACCTTGTAGAAGCCTCGGAGGTCATCCGCTCCGCGCCCCACCGGCCCGGGTTCTTCCCGCTGGTGGCCTTCCTCGAGCGCCTCACCTCGGACGCGGCTCGCGTCGGCGAGATGGGCCCCGTGACGGAGGAGAGCATCCGCTTCCGGCATGATCCCTCGCTGGCGTTCTCCACCAGCGACGTCAGCGCCGTGGTGCTGCGAGAGGTTCCCTCCCGGCCGGATGACCCGAGCTCCCGGCGTCCCCTCTTCGAGGTGTCGACGACCTTCCTCGGCCTCACGGGCTCCGCCTCTCCGCTGCCGCTGTACATGGCCGAGGAGGTGGCGCAGGAGGATCCGGACGAGGCGGTGCAGCGCGAGTTCCTGGATCTGTTCCACCACCGGCTCCTGTCGCTGCTGTACCGCATCGAGTCCCGGTACCGGGTGACTCGCGAGCTGACCGCGAGCTGCACCGACCAGTGGTCCCGCCGCATCCTGGCGCTGTCCGGCTTCGACACCTACGAGCGCAGCTGGCCTGGAATCCTGCCTCCCTGGCGGCTGCTGCGGATCGCCTGCCTGCTGGTGAGCCGGGTCCGCACCGCCGAGAAGCTGGAGATGGCGCTGCAGGACGTGCTCGCCGAGGAGCTGGAGGGGGCCAAGGTCACCGTGCGGCAGTTCGTGGGGCGCTGGGTGGACATCGACGCGCGCATGCGGCTCGGCGTGGTGCACAACCTGCTCGGCCGCAACACGCTGCTGGGCGGCAGGGCCTATGACCGGATGGGACGCTTCCAGGTGGAGATCGGCCCTCTGTCTCCGCGGGCCTGGCGGCGGCTCATGACGGATGGGGACCTGTACCCCCTGGCGCGCGAGATCGTCTCCCTCTTCGTGCGGGATCCGCTCGAGTACACCTTCGAGCTCTTCCTCTCGGAGAGCGTCACCCACACCTTCACCCTCTCCAGCGGCTGGCCATCGAGGCTCGGGCGAGACACCTGGCTCGGCACGAACCGGCAGAACCGCCTGACCGTTCCGGGAGCTTCATGA
- a CDS encoding type VI secretion system Vgr family protein → MDARSTVLGSPLLFRFEISGCPEKLLVVRFSGHEAISSQYEFQLEVTCEDPAIDFASVMGKPAVLTLMSERQPRFVHGIVSRFEQVNNLPRNTIYQVTVVPQVWRLKHRHDNRIFQAMTTEEIVKKVLETGGIPSDRFRFALSSSYEPRDYCVQYRESDWAFISRLLEEDGLFYYFEHAKDKHVLVMGDSAAASKPIPAGLKGELVPFRRVTGGVVTEDHVQRFRFAEEIQPGQLTLRDFNFKKPTMPMDGKFQASKDSDLEVYDYPGEYQKPGRGSAAKGDTIAQVRLEEWQSVRKVGYGESDCERFTPGFMFTLAEHTRGDFNTRYLLTSVGHQGYQPQVLDEESGGGEFSYSNHFSCISAEVPYRPLRVTPKPVVRGVQTAIVVGPQGEEIYTDEFGRVKVQFHWDRQGKKDEKSSCWIRVSQLWAGETWGGMYIPRIGQEVIVDFIEGDPDRPIITGRVYNGDNPVPYKLPDEKTKSTIKSNSSKGGNGYNELRFEDRKSSEQIFIHAERNMDVHVKNDSFENILHDRHQTIGTSGKEGKVGDQNEMVFRDKNLKVHRNSQDHIGGDMKLLVGGIDGPGNQDIVIKSNKKELIHKNSHLHVKGVLNEQVDQTQSLTVGVDLQVKVGAIHAMEAGKEIHLKTKKVVIEAASGITLKGPGGFITIDGGGIAIKGTLVNINSGGSALSGSGANPTAPEDAVEAQPTKPTLADDGKK, encoded by the coding sequence ATGGACGCACGATCCACAGTACTCGGCAGTCCCTTGTTGTTCCGGTTCGAGATCTCCGGGTGTCCCGAGAAACTGCTCGTGGTGCGGTTCTCCGGCCACGAGGCCATCTCGAGTCAGTATGAGTTCCAGCTGGAGGTGACTTGCGAGGATCCGGCCATCGACTTCGCCAGTGTCATGGGCAAGCCGGCGGTGCTCACCTTGATGAGCGAACGGCAGCCACGCTTCGTCCACGGCATCGTCAGCCGCTTCGAGCAGGTCAACAACCTGCCTCGGAATACCATCTACCAGGTCACCGTGGTCCCCCAGGTGTGGCGCCTCAAGCACCGACACGACAACCGCATCTTCCAGGCCATGACGACGGAGGAGATCGTCAAGAAGGTGCTCGAGACGGGGGGCATCCCCAGCGACCGCTTCCGGTTCGCGCTGAGCAGCTCGTATGAGCCGCGCGACTACTGCGTGCAGTACCGGGAGTCGGACTGGGCCTTCATCAGCCGGCTGCTGGAGGAGGACGGCCTCTTCTATTACTTCGAGCACGCGAAGGACAAACACGTGCTCGTCATGGGGGACAGCGCGGCGGCGAGCAAGCCCATCCCCGCCGGGCTCAAGGGCGAGCTGGTGCCGTTCCGGCGTGTCACGGGCGGAGTCGTCACGGAGGACCACGTCCAGCGGTTCCGCTTCGCCGAGGAGATCCAGCCCGGGCAGCTGACCCTGAGGGACTTCAACTTCAAGAAGCCCACCATGCCCATGGATGGGAAGTTCCAGGCCAGCAAGGACTCGGACCTCGAGGTGTACGACTACCCGGGCGAGTACCAGAAGCCCGGGCGGGGTTCGGCGGCCAAGGGTGACACGATTGCCCAGGTCCGGCTGGAGGAGTGGCAGTCGGTGCGGAAGGTGGGCTACGGCGAGAGCGACTGCGAGCGCTTCACTCCAGGCTTCATGTTCACCCTGGCCGAGCACACCCGTGGCGACTTCAACACGCGCTACCTGCTCACCAGCGTGGGGCACCAGGGCTACCAGCCCCAGGTGCTGGATGAGGAGTCCGGCGGCGGAGAGTTCAGCTACTCCAACCACTTCTCCTGCATCTCGGCGGAGGTGCCATACCGGCCGCTGCGCGTCACTCCGAAGCCGGTGGTGCGGGGCGTGCAGACGGCGATCGTGGTGGGCCCCCAGGGCGAGGAGATCTACACGGATGAGTTCGGGCGGGTGAAGGTCCAGTTCCACTGGGATCGCCAGGGCAAGAAGGACGAGAAGAGCTCGTGCTGGATCCGCGTGAGCCAGCTCTGGGCGGGCGAGACGTGGGGCGGGATGTACATCCCGCGAATCGGGCAGGAGGTGATCGTCGACTTCATCGAGGGAGATCCGGACCGGCCGATCATCACCGGGCGCGTGTACAACGGTGACAACCCGGTGCCCTACAAGCTGCCGGACGAGAAGACCAAGAGCACGATCAAGTCGAACAGCTCGAAGGGCGGCAACGGCTACAACGAGCTCCGGTTCGAGGATCGGAAGAGCTCCGAGCAGATCTTCATCCATGCCGAGCGGAACATGGATGTCCACGTGAAGAACGACTCCTTCGAGAACATCCTCCACGATCGGCACCAGACGATCGGCACCTCGGGCAAGGAGGGCAAGGTGGGAGACCAGAACGAGATGGTCTTCCGCGACAAGAACCTCAAGGTGCACCGCAACAGCCAGGACCACATCGGCGGAGACATGAAGCTGCTGGTGGGTGGCATCGATGGGCCCGGCAACCAGGACATCGTCATCAAGTCCAACAAGAAGGAGCTCATCCACAAGAACAGCCACCTGCACGTGAAGGGCGTGCTGAACGAGCAGGTGGACCAGACGCAGTCGCTCACCGTGGGGGTGGACCTCCAGGTCAAGGTCGGGGCCATCCATGCCATGGAGGCCGGCAAGGAGATCCACCTGAAGACGAAGAAGGTGGTCATCGAGGCCGCCAGCGGCATCACCCTCAAGGGACCTGGCGGCTTCATCACCATCGACGGTGGAGGCATCGCCATCAAGGGCACCCTGGTGAACATCAACAGCGGCGGCTCCGCGCTCTCCGGGAGCGGGGCCAACCCCACCGCGCCCGAGGACGCCGTGGAGGCCCAGCCCACGAAGCCCACCCTCGCCGATGATGGCAAGAAGTGA
- the tssC gene encoding type VI secretion system contractile sheath large subunit, protein MNTDKNLLDKNPAAAIESEGSLLDTILAEAKLKPRDEGYDVARHGVQAFITEMLAPHRSQERIDQALVDAMISEVDRRLSAQVNEILHHPTFQSMESRWRGLKFLIDKVDFRENIKVEMLNVSKDDLLKDFEDAPETVKSGLYKLVYSNEYGVFGGKPYGLICGDFDVGPGPQDMALMTKCASVAAMAHAPFLTNVGPEFFGEKSFLSLPNLKDLKSMFEGPQYARWQSFRDSEDSRYVGLCLPRFLLRLPYGEGTVPVKAFNFTEDVVGHHDRYLWGNASTALATRVAASFAKFRWAPNIIGPQSGGAVENLPLHNYEAMGEIQTKIPTEVLLTERREYELSEEGFIGLVFRKSADNAAFFSANSAQRPKIFGGTPEGKAAETNYRLGTQLPYMFIMTRLAHYIKVLQREQIGSWKERADLERELNNWLSQYVADMDDPAPAVRSRRPLRSARVSVEDVEGQPGWYRCSIQVRPHFKYMGASFTLSLVGKLDKQ, encoded by the coding sequence ATGAACACCGACAAGAATCTCCTCGACAAGAACCCCGCGGCGGCCATCGAGAGCGAGGGCTCGCTGCTCGACACCATCCTCGCCGAGGCCAAGCTCAAGCCCCGCGACGAGGGCTACGACGTCGCCCGGCACGGCGTGCAGGCCTTCATCACCGAGATGCTGGCGCCCCACCGCTCCCAGGAGCGCATCGACCAGGCGCTCGTGGATGCGATGATCTCGGAGGTCGACCGGCGGCTGAGCGCCCAGGTCAACGAGATCCTCCACCACCCCACCTTCCAGTCCATGGAGTCGCGCTGGCGCGGGCTGAAGTTCCTCATCGACAAGGTGGACTTCCGCGAGAACATCAAGGTGGAGATGCTCAACGTCTCCAAGGACGACCTGCTCAAGGACTTCGAGGACGCTCCGGAGACGGTGAAGTCCGGGCTGTACAAGCTCGTCTACTCGAACGAGTACGGCGTCTTCGGCGGCAAGCCCTACGGGCTGATCTGCGGTGACTTCGACGTCGGCCCCGGCCCGCAGGACATGGCGCTGATGACCAAGTGCGCCTCGGTGGCGGCCATGGCCCACGCTCCGTTCCTGACCAACGTCGGGCCGGAGTTCTTCGGCGAGAAGAGCTTCCTCAGCCTCCCCAACCTCAAGGACCTGAAGTCGATGTTCGAGGGCCCGCAGTACGCCCGATGGCAGTCCTTCCGTGACAGCGAGGACTCGCGCTACGTGGGGCTGTGCCTGCCGCGCTTCCTGCTGCGCCTGCCCTACGGCGAGGGGACGGTGCCGGTGAAGGCCTTCAACTTCACCGAGGACGTCGTCGGCCACCACGACCGGTACCTGTGGGGCAACGCCTCCACGGCGCTGGCCACCCGCGTGGCCGCGTCCTTCGCGAAGTTCCGCTGGGCGCCCAACATCATCGGTCCCCAGTCCGGAGGCGCGGTGGAGAACCTGCCGCTGCACAACTACGAGGCCATGGGGGAAATCCAGACGAAGATCCCCACCGAGGTGCTCCTCACCGAGCGGCGCGAGTACGAGCTCTCCGAGGAGGGCTTCATCGGCCTGGTGTTCCGCAAGTCCGCCGACAACGCGGCCTTCTTCTCCGCCAACTCGGCGCAGCGCCCGAAGATCTTCGGCGGCACGCCCGAGGGCAAGGCCGCGGAGACCAACTACCGCCTCGGCACCCAGCTGCCCTACATGTTCATCATGACCCGCCTGGCGCACTACATCAAAGTGCTCCAGCGCGAGCAGATCGGCAGCTGGAAGGAGCGCGCGGATCTGGAGCGCGAGCTGAACAACTGGCTGAGCCAGTACGTCGCGGACATGGATGACCCGGCGCCGGCGGTCCGCTCGCGCCGGCCGCTGCGCAGCGCGCGCGTGTCCGTCGAGGACGTGGAAGGCCAGCCCGGCTGGTACCGGTGCAGCATCCAGGTCCGTCCCCACTTCAAGTACATGGGTGCCTCCTTCACCCTGTCGCTCGTCGGCAAGCTCGACAAGCAGTGA
- a CDS encoding PAAR domain-containing protein, translated as MPPAARITDMHVCPKVEPGPVPHVGGPTTSGESTVIIGFMPAARVGDSLLCVGPGVSDSISQGESTVIIGNKPAARLGDPTSHGGVLVAGCPTVIIGSSAQGQTIVIAAQNGTPFCEECEKKKRAQAAQAQESLDSPAPAAGMTAATTAPGVTATSSATASKPKGGANPQVKKAASRGSTLHSDRRGHLPDQLRQKYPETQFAFTKPGVAGQDVKVTGGKHPSDYEGSTWKPGVNYGDFKPDSPSGHTTFKSDQKKKWSEETQILPYDPKTGKLK; from the coding sequence ATGCCTCCCGCCGCACGAATCACCGACATGCATGTCTGCCCCAAGGTCGAGCCCGGCCCCGTTCCCCACGTGGGAGGGCCGACGACCTCGGGCGAGTCCACCGTCATCATCGGGTTCATGCCCGCGGCTCGAGTGGGGGACTCCCTGCTCTGCGTCGGGCCTGGGGTGTCGGACTCCATCTCCCAGGGTGAGTCCACCGTCATCATCGGCAACAAGCCTGCCGCCCGCCTCGGAGACCCCACGTCCCACGGAGGCGTGCTGGTGGCCGGTTGCCCCACGGTGATCATCGGTTCCTCGGCCCAGGGGCAGACCATCGTCATCGCCGCGCAGAATGGAACTCCGTTCTGCGAGGAGTGCGAGAAGAAGAAGCGAGCTCAGGCAGCTCAAGCCCAGGAGTCATTGGATTCTCCTGCCCCGGCGGCGGGGATGACCGCGGCGACGACCGCTCCCGGCGTGACAGCCACATCGAGCGCCACCGCCTCGAAGCCGAAGGGCGGTGCCAACCCCCAGGTCAAGAAGGCTGCCTCGCGTGGAAGCACCCTACACTCGGACAGACGCGGACACCTGCCCGATCAACTGCGCCAGAAGTACCCGGAGACGCAGTTCGCCTTCACCAAACCCGGAGTCGCAGGTCAGGACGTCAAGGTCACAGGAGGCAAGCACCCCTCCGACTACGAGGGCTCGACATGGAAGCCAGGCGTCAACTACGGTGATTTCAAGCCAGATTCCCCCTCGGGCCACACAACCTTCAAGTCGGATCAAAAGAAGAAGTGGTCAGAAGAGACACAGATTCTGCCCTACGATCCCAAGACCGGAAAGTTGAAATGA
- a CDS encoding NAD(P)-dependent oxidoreductase has protein sequence MDELDDMLRISVTGRGNTVAYGPTREQTQEEASVPVLIFGASGRTGRCLVEQALEEGHTVTAFVRDLHALPARHPKLHVIKGDVLSPDAVDEAMLGQRAVLSALGFPGRRGGESLVKATANIVTAMRKYRVHRLICMAPPPMKEGWVRRGLVGRLLSPFLQKPPAQGWEQLLDSIRGSPLEWVLVRPTLLTNEPARRSYQVSVGWTEVPEGIPRADVAMFMLEQLQSRRYIRLAPVLGG, from the coding sequence ATGGACGAGCTTGACGACATGCTCCGCATCTCGGTGACCGGCCGCGGCAACACCGTCGCCTATGGACCGACGCGGGAGCAGACACAGGAAGAGGCCTCGGTCCCAGTGCTCATCTTCGGTGCTTCGGGACGCACGGGGCGTTGCCTCGTCGAGCAGGCGCTGGAAGAGGGACACACCGTCACCGCCTTCGTGCGCGATCTCCACGCGCTGCCGGCCAGGCACCCGAAGCTCCATGTCATCAAGGGAGATGTCCTGAGTCCCGACGCGGTCGACGAGGCGATGCTGGGGCAGAGAGCCGTGTTGTCGGCGCTGGGATTCCCGGGCCGCCGCGGCGGTGAGTCCCTGGTCAAGGCCACGGCGAACATCGTGACCGCCATGCGGAAGTACCGGGTCCATCGGCTCATCTGCATGGCCCCTCCACCGATGAAGGAGGGCTGGGTGCGCCGAGGGCTCGTGGGCCGACTGCTCTCCCCGTTCCTCCAGAAGCCGCCTGCCCAGGGCTGGGAGCAGCTGCTGGACTCCATCCGCGGGAGCCCTCTGGAGTGGGTGCTCGTCCGCCCCACCCTGCTCACCAACGAGCCCGCGCGCAGGAGCTATCAGGTCTCCGTTGGTTGGACCGAGGTGCCGGAGGGCATCCCTCGGGCCGATGTCGCCATGTTCATGCTCGAGCAGCTCCAGAGCCGCCGCTACATCCGGCTGGCTCCCGTGCTCGGAGGCTGA
- the tssD gene encoding type VI secretion system tube protein TssD: protein MAETVHLYLKANGTEIKGDSTQVSLGREGSIECVYYEQGVITAREAGSGLATGRRQYQPLLIRKRIDKSTPLLMKALCENQVIEATFKFFRPNPNGDGTTEQFYTVNFKQGRINTIKQLVPDTIVPATSKDPALEELTFVFHTIGWTYTNGGATHEDSWSAQR, encoded by the coding sequence ATGGCCGAGACAGTACACCTCTACCTGAAGGCAAACGGGACGGAGATCAAGGGCGACAGCACCCAGGTCAGCCTGGGTCGCGAAGGCTCCATCGAGTGCGTCTACTACGAGCAGGGCGTCATCACCGCGCGCGAGGCGGGTTCGGGCCTCGCGACGGGCCGGCGCCAGTACCAGCCGCTGCTCATCCGCAAGCGCATCGACAAGTCCACCCCGCTGCTCATGAAGGCGCTGTGCGAGAACCAGGTCATCGAGGCGACCTTCAAGTTCTTCCGCCCCAACCCCAACGGTGACGGCACCACGGAGCAGTTCTACACGGTGAACTTCAAGCAGGGTCGCATCAACACCATCAAGCAGCTGGTGCCGGACACCATCGTCCCGGCGACCTCGAAGGATCCGGCCCTCGAGGAGCTCACCTTCGTGTTCCACACCATCGGGTGGACGTACACCAACGGTGGCGCGACGCACGAGGACTCCTGGAGCGCGCAGCGCTAG
- the tssB gene encoding type VI secretion system contractile sheath small subunit: MSKETSVAPTERVNIVYQPATGNAQEQVELPLKILMLGDFTGKQDERTIEDRAPINVDKDNFNDVMAQQNLQVTLSVPDRLSQEQGASLPVTLEFRNLSDFAPESIVHQVPELEKLLKLRSALHALKGPLGNIPAFRRRLQELLNDADSRQSLMRELGMKADEKNEPKQ, encoded by the coding sequence ATGAGCAAGGAAACCTCCGTCGCCCCCACTGAGCGCGTCAACATCGTCTACCAACCCGCGACCGGGAACGCGCAGGAGCAGGTCGAGCTGCCGCTCAAGATCCTCATGCTGGGGGACTTCACCGGGAAGCAGGACGAGCGGACCATCGAGGACCGCGCTCCCATCAACGTCGACAAGGACAACTTCAACGACGTGATGGCGCAGCAGAACCTCCAGGTGACCCTGTCCGTGCCGGACAGGCTGTCCCAGGAGCAGGGCGCCTCGCTGCCCGTGACGCTGGAGTTCCGCAACCTCTCGGACTTCGCCCCCGAGAGCATCGTCCACCAGGTGCCGGAGCTCGAGAAGCTGCTGAAGCTCCGCTCCGCGCTCCATGCCCTCAAGGGCCCGCTGGGCAACATCCCCGCGTTCCGCCGCCGCCTGCAGGAGCTGCTCAACGACGCGGACAGCCGCCAGTCGCTGATGCGCGAGCTGGGCATGAAGGCCGACGAGAAGAACGAGCCGAAGCAGTAA
- the tssF gene encoding type VI secretion system baseplate subunit TssF, which yields MFSKYFLSELAYLREMGRAFGLANPGVAGMLVERGADPDVERLLEGFAFLTARIRERVDDDIPEMVHVLTDLLLPHYLRPVPASTIIEFTPQVRALRGRSTIPAGVEIGARPLDGTSCVFRTTSEVELLPLTLEEVLLDKSSVTSPVLRLLFQAHEQIYPEIFRPEGLRLFIHAELATSALMLLWLLRYCRGVQVNNDYGKSVQLGPRAIHGLGFDRDFRLLPWPRASEGYRQLQEYFTLPEKFLFFEIRGLDAARHIASDRFEIAIQFERPPPLEARVGLEMFRLYCAPAINLFSASAHPLRHSVLSHDQLVRAEGVEPRHMEVFSVDSVTGLQAGLNERRNYRPFFEFAHAAGDGVESAFYRLRRAASPIDDGIDTYLSLETPRDVMPTISEETLSIELTCTHRSLPTRLQVGDVHLPTITSPTNARFKNISPVSRPARAPLGTELHWRLLSHLAVNQQTLAEVDVLRRLLELYNFKALTDDLNARATRLRINAIRSVDVRPGTRFLEGSPLRGNRITVALDETNFLGAGDAFLFGCILDELFASNVTLNSFNELGIRLQPSQMEYSWLPRNGSQLTL from the coding sequence ATGTTCAGCAAGTACTTCTTGAGCGAGCTGGCCTACCTCCGGGAGATGGGACGGGCGTTCGGCCTGGCCAACCCCGGCGTCGCGGGCATGTTGGTGGAGCGCGGGGCGGATCCCGACGTCGAGCGCCTGCTCGAGGGGTTCGCCTTCCTGACCGCCCGCATCCGCGAGCGCGTGGACGACGACATCCCCGAGATGGTCCATGTGCTGACGGACCTGCTGCTGCCGCACTACCTGCGGCCCGTCCCCGCCTCCACCATCATCGAGTTCACGCCCCAGGTGAGGGCCCTGCGCGGCCGCTCCACCATTCCCGCCGGCGTGGAGATCGGCGCGCGGCCGCTCGATGGTACCTCGTGCGTCTTTCGCACCACCTCGGAGGTGGAGCTGCTGCCGCTGACGCTGGAGGAGGTGCTGCTCGACAAGTCGTCCGTCACCTCGCCCGTGCTGAGGCTGCTGTTCCAGGCCCACGAGCAGATCTACCCGGAGATCTTCCGGCCCGAGGGCCTTCGGCTCTTCATCCACGCCGAGCTGGCCACCAGCGCCCTCATGCTCCTGTGGCTGCTGCGCTACTGCCGCGGCGTCCAGGTCAACAACGACTATGGGAAGTCCGTGCAGCTGGGCCCCCGCGCCATCCACGGCCTCGGGTTCGACCGCGACTTCCGGCTCCTGCCCTGGCCCCGGGCCTCCGAGGGGTACCGGCAGCTCCAGGAGTACTTCACGCTGCCGGAGAAGTTCCTCTTCTTCGAGATCCGCGGGCTGGATGCCGCGCGACACATCGCCAGCGATCGGTTCGAGATCGCCATCCAGTTCGAGCGCCCTCCTCCGCTCGAGGCCCGCGTCGGCCTGGAGATGTTCCGCCTCTACTGCGCGCCCGCCATCAACCTCTTCTCCGCCTCCGCGCACCCGCTGCGCCACAGCGTGCTCTCTCACGACCAGCTCGTGCGGGCCGAGGGCGTCGAGCCGCGACACATGGAGGTCTTCTCGGTGGACTCGGTGACGGGCCTGCAGGCCGGGCTCAACGAGCGCCGCAACTACCGCCCCTTCTTCGAGTTCGCCCACGCCGCCGGGGACGGGGTGGAGTCCGCCTTCTACCGCCTGCGGCGAGCAGCCTCTCCCATCGATGACGGCATCGACACCTACCTCTCGCTGGAGACGCCTCGGGACGTGATGCCCACCATCTCCGAGGAGACGCTGTCCATCGAGCTGACGTGCACCCACCGCTCGCTGCCCACGCGACTGCAGGTGGGGGATGTCCACCTGCCCACCATCACCTCTCCCACGAACGCGCGCTTCAAGAACATCTCTCCGGTCAGCCGGCCCGCGCGCGCGCCCCTGGGCACGGAGCTGCACTGGCGGCTGCTCTCGCACCTGGCCGTGAACCAGCAGACCCTGGCGGAGGTGGACGTGCTGCGCCGCCTGCTCGAGCTCTACAACTTCAAGGCGCTGACGGATGACCTGAACGCGCGCGCCACCCGGCTGCGCATCAACGCCATCCGCTCCGTCGACGTGAGGCCTGGGACGCGCTTCCTCGAGGGCAGTCCCCTGCGCGGCAACCGCATCACCGTGGCGCTCGACGAGACGAACTTCCTGGGCGCCGGTGATGCGTTCCTCTTCGGCTGCATCCTCGACGAGCTGTTCGCCTCGAACGTGACCCTCAATTCCTTCAATGAGCTGGGCATCCGCCTCCAGCCTTCCCAGATGGAGTACTCGTGGCTACCGCGCAACGGCTCCCAGTTGACCTTGTAG
- the tssE gene encoding type VI secretion system baseplate subunit TssE: protein MTNRGLFSRLKSGDVHTSRRGDPLEAVTEHLRMLFNTRKGESVSAPGFGIMDFNDIIHTFPSAIERMQMSLRQAIQDYEPRLKNVVVLHVPDELDPTSLKFEVSAQLMERGSRRPIRFFTRLGRNSQVEPW, encoded by the coding sequence ATGACGAACCGAGGACTCTTCTCCCGTCTCAAGAGCGGCGACGTGCACACCTCACGGCGAGGGGATCCCCTCGAAGCGGTGACCGAGCACCTCCGCATGCTGTTCAACACCCGCAAGGGGGAGTCCGTGTCGGCTCCCGGGTTTGGGATCATGGACTTCAACGACATCATCCACACCTTCCCGTCCGCCATCGAGCGGATGCAGATGTCCCTGCGGCAGGCCATCCAGGACTACGAGCCCCGCCTGAAGAACGTCGTCGTCCTCCACGTCCCCGACGAGCTGGATCCCACCAGCCTCAAGTTCGAGGTCTCCGCGCAGCTGATGGAGCGCGGCTCGCGTCGGCCCATCCGCTTCTTCACGCGGCTGGGGAGGAACAGTCAGGTCGAGCCGTGGTGA